One Argiope bruennichi chromosome 5, qqArgBrue1.1, whole genome shotgun sequence DNA segment encodes these proteins:
- the LOC129968969 gene encoding cell division cycle protein 123 homolog yields the protein MKIEDIKKCSFQNWYHDFKKVTIKSIILPLPEEFVSYILKDGVILPKDTGYGYTVQVNDSDADSEVEESWDDGEEIEPEAPQFLDFDKNVRDAIDTLGGKVFPKLNWSSPRDASWISFNNSCCCTSLSDIYLLLKSSDFIIHDLTQRYMLCEDFEQNQSNNAEKEDFYLVLRKWTEIDPSCEYRCFVRNGLLIGICQREHSLYFDHIHRYKDEIINDIAHFFQHQIHSKFSCNNYVFDVYRKKKDLVYLIDFNPFGVVTDSLLFNWDELKNGSIHPNGNSLPEFRYVENDRGVQPSTLSRHALPRDIVDISTGEDSFTLVDLLKFKVEEQNENASDDSDEEWKV from the exons atgaaaatagaagACATTAAAAAGTGCAGCTTTCAAAATTGGTATCATGATTTTAAGAAAGTGACGATTAAAAG tattatCTTACCACTTCCTGAGGAATTTGTGTCATATATTCTAAAAGATGGAGTAATTTTGCCTAAGGA tactgGGTATGGTTATACTGTTCAAGTTAATGATAGCGATGCTGATAGTGAAGTAGAG gaATCTTGGGATGATGGGGAAGAAATTGAACCTGAG GCTCCTCAGTTTCTGGATTTTGACAAAAATGTAAGAGATGCAATTGATACTCTAGGTGGGAAAGTTTTTCCAAAACTAAATTGGAGTAGTCCTCGAGATGCTTCTTGGATAAGCTTTAACAACAGTTGCTGTTGTACATCattatctgatatttatttacttttgaaaagctCTGACTTTATTATCCATGATCTAACCCAAAG gTATATGCTTTGTGAAGACTTTGAACAAAATCAGTCTAATAATGCTGAAAAGGAAGACTTCtatttagttttaagaaaatggACTGAAATAGATCCATCTTGTGAATATAGATGTTTTGTTCGAAATGGTTTATTAATTG gaaTATGTCAAAGAGAACACAGTCTATATTTTGATCATATACACCGTTATAAGGATGAAATCATTAATGACATTGCACATTTTTTCCAACATCAaatacattccaaattttcttgtaataatt atGTATTTGATGTTTATCGAAAAAAGAAG GATCTTGTATATCTTATTGATTTTAATCCATTTGGAGTTGTAACAgattcattattattcaattgGGATGAACTAAAAAATGGTTCAATTCATCCAAATGGTAATAGT CTGCCTGAATTCAGATATGTAGAAAATGATCGTGGTGTTCAACCTAGTACTTTAAGTCGTCATGCTCTTCCTCGAGATATAGTTGATATAAGTACTGGCGAAGATAGTTTTACATtagttgatttattaaaattt aaagtcgAGGAACAAAATGAAAATGCCAGTGATGATAGTGATGAAGAATGGAAAGTATga